In Erigeron canadensis isolate Cc75 chromosome 6, C_canadensis_v1, whole genome shotgun sequence, the following are encoded in one genomic region:
- the LOC122603513 gene encoding 1-aminocyclopropane-1-carboxylate synthase 3-like, translated as MLSSKATCNSHGQDSSYFLGWEEYEKNPYDPITNPNGIIQMGLAENQLSFDLLESWLNKNPNSAGFTTQNHSIFKELALFQDYHGLPAFKKALAEFMSEIRENKVIFDPNNLVLTAGATSANETLMFCLADPGDAFLLPTPYYPGFDRDLKWRTGAEIVPIHCSSSNGFRITEAALEDAYQQAQKQNLKVKGVLVTNPSNPLGTSLSIHELELLVNFISSKTIHLISDEIYSGTVFSSPGFVSIMEVLKNKSLMNTDIGKRVHIVYSLSKDLGLPGFRIGAIYSNDNLVVSAATKMSSFGLISSQTQHLLSEILSDKNFTRNYLTENRKRLKHRHEILEKALLKTGIRCLKSNAGLFSWVDMRGLLSSQTFEGEMELWKKIVYDVGLNISPGSSCHCSEPGWFRVCFANMSKETLLLAMQRLHSFVDSIMAKKNNHIRSGRLINGNNPRKTKSLPKWVFSLSFPTTRSGKNSSR; from the exons ATGTTGTCTTCAAAGGCCACATGTAACTCACATGGTCAAGATTCATCCTATTTCCTTGGATGGGAGGAATATGAGAAGAATCCTTATGACCCGATTACCAATCCTAATGGTATTATACAAATGGGCCTAGCCGAGAATCAGCTCTCCTTCGACCTTCTTGAATCATGGCTCAACAAGAATCCTAACTCGGCTGGTTTCACTACCCAGAATCATTCCATTTTTAAAGAACTTGCTCTTTTCCAAGATTACCATGGTCTTCCTGCTTTCAAAAAA GCATTAGCCGAGTTCATGTCGGAGATTAGAGAAAACAAAGTAATTTTCGATCCAAACAACCTCGTACTGACTGCCGGAGCAACCTCAGCCAATGAAACTCTAATGTTTTGCCTAGCAGACCCTGGGGATGCTTTCCTCCTTCCCACACCCTATTATCCGGGGTTCGATAGAGACCTCAAGTGGCGAACCGGTGCTGAGATAGTACCGATTCATTGCTCGAGCTCAAATGGTTTTCGAATCACCGAAGCAGCCCTAGAAGATGCATACCAACAAGCACAAAAACAAAACCTTAAAGTGAAAGGTGTTTTAGTCACAAACCCTTCAAATCCATTAGGAACCTCACTAAGCATCCATGAACTCGAACTTCTCGTTAACTTTATATCCTCAAAAACCATCCATCTCATTAGTGATGAAATCTATTCTGGCACGGTTTTTAGCTCTCCCGGATTCGTTAGCATTATGGAGGTCTTAAAGAACAAGAGTCTAATGAATACGGATATCGGGAAGAGGGTTCACATTGTTTATAGTCTCTCAAAAGATCTCGGGCTACCAGGCTTTCGAATTGGGGCTATTTACTCCAATGATAACCTTGTGGTCTCAGCTGCGACAAAAATGTCGAGTTTTGGATTAATATCATCCCAAACTCAACACTTACTATCAGAAATCCTCTCTGATAAAAACTTCACAAGAAACTATCTAACGGAGAATCGTAAAAGACTAAAACATAGACATGAAATCCTCGAAAAGGCCTTACTAAAAACCGGGATTAGATGTCTAAAGAGTAATGCCGGTTTATTTAGTTGGGTTGATATGAGAGGTCTTTTGAGTTCACAAACTTTTGAAGGTGAAATGGAGCTATGGAAGAAGATTGTGTATGATGTCGGGCTCAACATATCGCCCGGTTCATCGTGCCATTGTAGCGAACCGGGTTGGTTTAGGGTTTGCTTTGCCAACATGTCCAAAGAAACCTTATTGCTGGCCATGCAACGTTTGCATTCGTTTGTAGACTCAATAATGGCCAAGAAAAACAATCACATTCGCAGCGGCCGGTTGATAAATGGAAATAATCCAAGAAAAACAAAGTCACTCCCCAAGTGGGTTTTTTCGCTGTCTTTTCCAACCACAAGGTCGGGGAAGAACAGTAGTAGGTAA